Within Candidatus Paceibacterota bacterium, the genomic segment ACTATCAAAACTAATAATGATTTACTCAAAAGAAAATACGGCCTGTAATTGTTTTCTTTACTGGGAATTATCAATTTTTTTATTTTTTTGAAAACTTCTGCCATGTGTTCTCTGTTTATTAATTAAATAATACAACTTTTAAAGAAAAAAGTCAAGCTTGTGTAGCCTGACCTTAAAAGTGGATTTTCAGAACTTTTTTATCTTTTTTTTGTCATTATGCTCTTCTTGTAGGTTTCAAGATGTTCAAGAACTATGCCGGTTCCTTTCGCCACACAGAAGAAAGGATCTTCTGCAATTTGACAAGAAACGCCTGTATGAGACGTAAAATAATCATCAACTTTTCGTAAAAGAGCTCCTCCGCCCGCAATTACCATCCCTTTTTCCATTATATCTGCTGAAATTTCAGGAGGAGTTTCTTTTAAAACATTTTTTACACCCTGTAATATCTCGCCCAACTCGCCTTGAATTGCATCACAAATTTCAGTGGAAGAAACTTCTATTGTTTTTGGAAGACCCAAGAGCAAATTTCTGCCCTTAATTTGTATCTTTTTTTCTTCTTCAAGAGGTAGGGCAGATCCAATTTCAACTTTTATTCTTTCAGCTGTTTGTTCACCAATAGCAAGATCGTATTTATCTTTAATATATTTCTCAATAGCAAAATCAATTTTATCTCCCCCTACTCTTACGGACGAGGCGGCAACAATACCTCCTAAAGATATAACAGCAACCTCAGAAGTACCACCGCCAATATCTATTATCATATTTCCAGAAGATGAGTTTATTGGGATGCCAGCTCCGATTGCAGAAAGTACTGGCTCCTTTACAACATAAGCATTTTTTGATCCTGCTTTAAGAGCTGCTTCAATTACTGCTCTTCTTTCGGTAGAAGTTGCACCTGCTGGAATTCCAATTAAAATCTCTGGCTTTTTAAAAAGGGATCTTTTTGATTTTTTAATGAAATATCTTAACAT encodes:
- a CDS encoding rod shape-determining protein is translated as MAKIGIDLGTCNSIVFLKGRGIALSEPTVVAVSVGENRVLAVGKEAKEMIGRTPDSIIAYRPLKDGVIADFRVTEAMLRYFIKKSKRSLFKKPEILIGIPAGATSTERRAVIEAALKAGSKNAYVVKEPVLSAIGAGIPINSSSGNMIIDIGGGTSEVAVISLGGIVAASSVRVGGDKIDFAIEKYIKDKYDLAIGEQTAERIKVEIGSALPLEEEKKIQIKGRNLLLGLPKTIEVSSTEICDAIQGELGEILQGVKNVLKETPPEISADIMEKGMVIAGGGALLRKVDDYFTSHTGVSCQIAEDPFFCVAKGTGIVLEHLETYKKSIMTKKR